AGGGACAGAAGCCGAGTGGCAGGCTTGCCGAGCTGATTTCCGATGCGTTCGGCAGCGAGGAGCAGCTGCTCCAGAAGCTACAGGAAGAAGCGGTCAATCACTTCTCCAACGGCTGGGCATGGCTCGTGCTCGATCGCGATCTCCTGAAGATTACGTCGCTCCACGACGCGGACACGCCGATCGTTCACGAGGGCATGGTGCCGCTCTTCACGCTCGATGTGTGGGAGCATGCTTATTACATCGACTATCGCAACGAGCGGCCGCGCTTTGCGCAGACGGTGCTGTCGAGCATCGTGAACTGGGACTTCGTTGCCCAAAACCTCGACGGTAAGGGCTTCGATCGCGCCAACCAGGAAGGGTCCGAAGCCCGGTCGCCGGAGCTGACGACCTGACCTTGCAATAAGCTCACCCGCCCTGCCATAGCTGTTGCATGGGGGCGGGTGAGGCAAGACGGCCGTGGGTCGCTCGAGCCGGCGCGGCAGTGCTGCGCTTGGCCCTCGCATTTCTCCTTTTCATCCTCGTCCTGCTGCTGATCCTCCGCGCCGCCGCATCGCTGCGCGAGCAAGACGTAGCGCCGCCGAAGGAGACGATGCGCTTCCAGACACCGCTTGGCGGTGTTGCCGCGCGTGTCAGCGGTCCGGCGAACGGGCCGCCGATCATCCTGGTCCACGGGACTGCCGCGTGGAGCGGTTTCTGGAGCGAGATTGCCACGCATCTGGCGCAGCGTGGCTGGCGGGTGGTGGCGATCGATTTGCCGCCCTTCGGGTGGTC
This portion of the Sphingomonas limnosediminicola genome encodes:
- a CDS encoding superoxide dismutase — encoded protein: MPFQLPDLPFAKDALAPVMSAETLEFHWGKHHRAYVTKTNELIADQQQLSGASLIDVVRDAKSAGNNKLFNNSAQLWNHSFFWQCLAPSQGQKPSGRLAELISDAFGSEEQLLQKLQEEAVNHFSNGWAWLVLDRDLLKITSLHDADTPIVHEGMVPLFTLDVWEHAYYIDYRNERPRFAQTVLSSIVNWDFVAQNLDGKGFDRANQEGSEARSPELTT